The following are encoded together in the Flavihumibacter fluvii genome:
- the feoB gene encoding ferrous iron transport protein B, which translates to MFQIGLVGNPNSGKSSLFNALTGLNQKVGNFPGVTVDKKTGQSFLSEGLAASIIDLPGTYSLYPRRGDEWVTYKVLMGQDPDVQLDMLILLADASNLKRNLLFVSQIIDLKIPVVVALTMMDLARSKGIEIDIEGLERELGVPVVAVNPRKNKGIPALKKVMEAMAKQQYKAPLRDFIGNRELSPEAVDQVKELVSGLSDYKAIHYLINHENFSLTDKLQASIEATEKNTQFNPTKTQAEEIMQRYVRIKGIMQQTISEPDPLHKSLLTEKLDNLLIHRVWGYLILLAVLFLLFQSVFLIAQYPMDAIEWSFGSFGSWVSGILPNSWWSDLLVNGLIAGLSGILVFVPQIMILFGLITILEDTGYMARISFLTDKLMRKVGLNGKSVMPMISAFACAVPAIMSARNIENKKERLLTILVTPLMSCSARLPVFTILIALVIPQEKVWGLVSLQGLVMMGLYLLGIVMAMLVAWVAKWFIHNKEKSFFILELPMYRAPRWKNIFTTMVQKARIFVTDAGKVIMVISLLLWALSSYGPGDRMEKVETEYAVLKKNQPDRVQELDREESAAKLANSYAGILGKSLEPVIEPLGYDWKIGIALITSFAAREVFVGTMATLYSVGDSDDDSGLLLREKMQLARKRDGTPVYTLATGLSLMVFYVLAMQCMSTLAVVKRETRSWKWPVIQLVYMTALAYLMSLLVYKIFV; encoded by the coding sequence ATGTTTCAAATAGGATTAGTCGGTAACCCCAACAGCGGAAAGAGTTCCCTTTTTAATGCCCTGACAGGATTAAACCAGAAGGTTGGCAATTTCCCGGGTGTAACGGTGGATAAAAAAACCGGGCAAAGTTTCTTGTCCGAGGGCTTAGCTGCTTCTATTATTGACCTTCCCGGAACCTATAGCCTGTATCCGCGGCGTGGCGACGAATGGGTAACCTACAAGGTGCTGATGGGCCAGGATCCTGACGTGCAACTGGATATGCTCATCCTGCTGGCCGATGCCAGCAACCTGAAACGGAACCTCTTATTTGTTTCCCAGATCATCGACCTCAAGATACCGGTGGTGGTTGCATTGACCATGATGGACCTGGCCCGCAGCAAGGGCATTGAAATAGACATCGAAGGACTGGAACGTGAACTGGGTGTGCCTGTGGTTGCTGTGAATCCAAGAAAGAATAAAGGCATCCCGGCACTGAAAAAAGTAATGGAAGCTATGGCGAAGCAGCAGTATAAAGCGCCATTACGCGATTTTATAGGCAACCGCGAACTGTCGCCCGAAGCAGTTGACCAGGTTAAGGAACTGGTTAGCGGATTAAGTGACTATAAAGCCATCCACTACCTGATCAACCACGAAAATTTTTCGCTCACCGACAAGTTGCAGGCATCGATCGAAGCAACAGAAAAAAATACCCAGTTCAATCCAACGAAAACACAGGCTGAAGAAATTATGCAGCGTTATGTGCGCATAAAAGGCATCATGCAGCAAACGATTTCAGAACCAGACCCCCTGCATAAAAGCCTGCTGACGGAAAAACTCGATAACCTCCTTATTCACCGCGTTTGGGGCTACCTCATCTTATTGGCAGTACTTTTCCTGCTCTTCCAAAGTGTATTCCTGATCGCACAATATCCGATGGATGCCATTGAGTGGAGTTTTGGCAGTTTTGGCTCATGGGTTTCAGGCATCCTCCCGAATAGTTGGTGGAGTGACTTGCTGGTGAACGGATTGATCGCCGGGCTCAGTGGTATCCTGGTCTTTGTACCGCAGATCATGATCCTTTTTGGGTTGATCACCATCCTGGAAGACACCGGCTATATGGCAAGGATCAGCTTCCTGACAGATAAACTCATGCGAAAAGTGGGGTTGAATGGGAAAAGTGTGATGCCCATGATCAGTGCCTTTGCCTGTGCGGTGCCCGCCATCATGAGTGCGAGGAATATCGAAAATAAAAAAGAACGGCTCCTGACCATATTGGTTACGCCCCTGATGAGCTGCAGTGCACGGCTGCCTGTATTTACCATATTGATCGCCCTGGTAATACCCCAGGAAAAGGTTTGGGGACTGGTCAGTTTACAGGGCCTGGTGATGATGGGGTTATACCTGCTGGGCATAGTAATGGCAATGCTGGTGGCCTGGGTGGCCAAATGGTTCATTCATAATAAAGAGAAAAGTTTTTTTATCCTTGAACTGCCTATGTACCGGGCGCCGCGCTGGAAGAATATTTTCACCACCATGGTGCAGAAAGCCAGGATTTTTGTGACCGATGCGGGAAAAGTGATCATGGTCATCAGCCTGCTGCTTTGGGCATTGAGCAGTTATGGACCCGGCGACCGGATGGAAAAAGTTGAAACCGAATATGCGGTGCTGAAAAAAAACCAGCCCGACAGGGTCCAGGAATTAGACCGTGAAGAAAGTGCAGCAAAACTGGCTAATTCATATGCGGGCATCTTGGGAAAATCGCTGGAGCCGGTAATCGAACCACTGGGCTATGACTGGAAAATTGGTATTGCGCTGATCACCTCTTTTGCCGCCCGGGAAGTTTTTGTGGGTACCATGGCTACCTTATATAGTGTGGGTGATAGTGATGATGACAGTGGCTTGCTCCTGCGTGAAAAAATGCAACTGGCGAGAAAGCGGGATGGCACGCCGGTTTATACCCTGGCAACCGGATTATCCCTGATGGTCTTTTATGTGCTGGCCATGCAGTGCATGAGCACCCTGGCTGTTGTAAAACGGGAAACCCGCAGCTGGAAATGGCCGGTGATCCAATTGGTTTACATGACTGCCCTGGCTTACCTGATGAGCCTGCTGGTCTATAAAATCTTCGTGTAG
- a CDS encoding 2-phosphosulfolactate phosphatase: MTTQPSLHTSLSPALLHLYDLSDSIVVIIDVLRATSTIATALYNGASSVIPVDSVAECIALGNQLGAITAGERDGKVAEGLTYGNSPFEYPRNFIANKTLVLTTTNGTKLLHMALNNGAPAIITGSFPNLTAVADFVVAQKRNVVLGCAAWKDRFNLEDTLFAGAVISRIKSHFHINCDSSQMAESLYLEAKPDLFNFMKEKNASHYLRLSGYGLEKDISYCLTADSANVLPVYKNGRLIVQE, translated from the coding sequence ATGACTACCCAACCCAGTTTACATACTTCTTTATCGCCCGCATTATTGCATTTGTATGACCTGAGCGATAGTATTGTAGTTATTATCGATGTGTTGCGGGCAACATCCACCATTGCCACCGCCTTATATAACGGCGCCAGTTCAGTTATTCCGGTTGATTCAGTGGCCGAGTGTATCGCACTGGGCAACCAGCTGGGTGCCATTACTGCCGGCGAACGCGATGGGAAGGTGGCTGAAGGACTTACTTATGGCAATTCGCCATTTGAGTATCCCCGCAATTTCATCGCCAACAAAACCCTGGTGCTCACTACCACCAATGGCACAAAATTGCTGCATATGGCCCTGAACAATGGGGCGCCGGCCATTATTACCGGGTCTTTCCCCAATTTAACCGCAGTGGCCGATTTCGTGGTCGCCCAGAAAAGAAATGTGGTTTTGGGTTGTGCTGCCTGGAAAGACCGGTTTAACCTCGAAGACACCCTTTTTGCAGGTGCCGTGATCTCCCGCATCAAATCACATTTCCACATCAATTGTGATTCATCCCAAATGGCAGAAAGCCTTTACCTGGAAGCAAAGCCCGACCTGTTTAACTTCATGAAGGAAAAAAATGCATCACATTACCTGCGGCTGAGTGGGTATGGCCTGGAAAAAGATATCAGCTATTGCCTGACTGCAGATAGTGCCAATGTTTTACCGGTATACAAAAACGGCCGCCTTATCGTGCAGGAATAG
- a CDS encoding SRPBCC family protein: MPTIHLTTFIQAPPVRVFDLSRSIDLHKKSMAHTGEEAVGGTRMGLISLQEFVTWKAKHLGKTRLLKSKISAMKSPDHFTDEMVEGDFRSLKHEHHFKPIENGTLMIDYMHYEMPYGIIGRLVDRFYLKNYLTSLLETRNSVIKKCAETDQWKQFIG, from the coding sequence ATGCCAACGATTCATCTAACCACCTTTATCCAGGCGCCCCCGGTAAGGGTCTTCGACCTGTCCAGGAGCATTGATCTTCATAAAAAATCTATGGCCCACACCGGAGAAGAAGCCGTTGGCGGAACCAGGATGGGTTTGATCAGCCTGCAGGAATTCGTTACCTGGAAGGCTAAACACCTGGGAAAGACCAGGCTGCTGAAATCAAAGATCTCGGCAATGAAAAGTCCAGACCATTTTACCGATGAGATGGTGGAAGGTGATTTCCGCAGCCTGAAACATGAGCATCATTTCAAGCCCATTGAAAATGGCACCTTGATGATAGATTATATGCATTATGAAATGCCATACGGTATTATTGGCCGGTTGGTAGACCGGTTTTACCTTAAAAATTACCTGACCAGTTTGTTGGAAACCAGGAACAGCGTCATAAAAAAATGCGCTGAAACAGACCAGTGGAAACAGTTTATCGGGTAG